CCATGGAGTCCGACGGAATCGACAGCCAGGCGAAGACAAAACCGTAAGTCAGGCCAGCATCCTCTTCGACGACCTGGTCGTCGAAGAGAGAAATGTTAACCGGCGTGCGGCGCGCATCGTGGACGACGACGAAATGCTCGGGGCCCGGCAGTTGGGGCGGGTCTTGCAGTTCAAAGTCGCGGAGCGGCACGCTTTCATGGCCGCGGATGTCGAAAGTAGGCAGCGATGCAATCGCGTCGACGATGTGCATGTCGTCCGAATCGACGTAGCCAATGACCATGTATCCGGCGGCGTCCAGGTGTGGGTTGTCCGCTAGATTGATGAACCAACTCCCGCTGAACTTGTTCGTTCCTTCGACGGGAATTGCGGCGATGGCGCCGCGCGTGTTCGCCGCGGAAAAGCTGGTCGTCGCGTTCCCGCCCTCCGTCACAGGACTTCCATCGACGTAGTGCCGCCCGGCGGAAAGCGTCGCTTCGGGGACGAGACGATGAAAGATTGTCCCGTCATAGTCCCCGCGATCGATCTGCCGCACGAAATCTTGCGCCACCCGTGAGTCAATCGTTCGCGCGTGAAGCAGGCCGAAGGTCGTATCGAACTCGATGTAGGTGAGCATTTCGCGGCGCTCCAGCGATTCCAGGCGGAGCTTCCGTCCCCGCGCATCCCGACGCTCGCCGCTCAACGACCGGCGTTTTCCCAGACCAAAACTTGCCATCCTGTTCGCTCCCAAAGTGCATTGCGAATGTTGACCCACGACCGTTCGGTTGGCTGCTCACGCCCACCGC
The sequence above is drawn from the Planctomycetia bacterium genome and encodes:
- a CDS encoding peptidylprolyl isomerase, with product MASFGLGKRRSLSGERRDARGRKLRLESLERREMLTYIEFDTTFGLLHARTIDSRVAQDFVRQIDRGDYDGTIFHRLVPEATLSAGRHYVDGSPVTEGGNATTSFSAANTRGAIAAIPVEGTNKFSGSWFINLADNPHLDAAGYMVIGYVDSDDMHIVDAIASLPTFDIRGHESVPLRDFELQDPPQLPGPEHFVVVHDARRTPVNISLFDDQVVEEDAGLTYGFVFAWLSIPSDSMVQINFATYDGSARKGEDYQESTGVVMLNAGETGKTIRVPIHSDGDFKSHETIRIRIFNASGATLVDDEALLTILNDDRGVPGDTNLDNVVDIVDLNNVRNHFGYAGSEFLGDVTDDQLVGIDDLNAVRNYFGATATPPVAASPGVTSTVTSPEAASFAVVRTVLPQAALNSPPRYGMRRKSIAISAPQDVLHFVDRVFDEPDFGPERRQSRRRK